The Syngnathus scovelli strain Florida chromosome 18, RoL_Ssco_1.2, whole genome shotgun sequence genome contains a region encoding:
- the LOC125985787 gene encoding protein 4.1 isoform X5, whose product MTSMQQEGVEAESVPELAPQFGKGELSYDRGLSLATDQSAASTPVRRSLSFRTMQTKVTLLDGSVFSCTLEKRARGLQLLDKVCEHVNLLERDYFALSFKDADNNKNWLDPGKEMKKQLRGVPWNFSFNVKFYPPDPAQLSEDITRYFLCLQLRQDVASGRLPCSLATHAVLGSYTVQSELGDYDADECGSDYVSELCLAPNQSKQLEEKIMELHKSYRGMTPAEAEMLFLETVKKLSMYGVDLHHARDSEDVAIMLGVCAGGLLVYRDRLRINRFSWPKILKISYKRNNFYIKIRPEEFEQFESTIAFKLLNHRAAKRLWKVCVEHHSFFRLISPEEPPKRFLTLGSKFHYSGRTQIQSRRASSQICRPAPHFPRCISKRNLLSRSLDGDMGTGLYMVSKAVTVSDLITTVTPEKRREEHIDEAPNQEGAFRSIEEVQVKVEREVEQQEAEQEPEQEPEQEAVQEAAQEAVQEAVQEAEEEAEEEAAQEAEKEAEQEPEQEAEQEAEESKVTEASESPLTPEQVEDKLENTELTETVDGDLTGTESEQEDLFKSSQEIISSPVKAEKNVSTISDLRRSFLEGGAPKVGLSEWEKRLAGSPVRRLDDSPMIEPLDADEPPPLDEMSPELNALLKSAQKAKTFREENLLQTSERVHTIVVVSGEEEKESMWQVAPQGFLGAPPCDPPPPPPGASIIHPDDAAAKAIVSDAIRDALWFERRNKFGDDDDDESSSQESDDDISQTSQDAISVLAREVVDEVMATGVRQAQSLQVATSDSKANIRPSSVPAMSSSEEDEEQSGRGTRLPSPGLPLHNCQDSTDEGPPCILDNQDKAGKTLQEVDPMVTKACVFEAPGRRADADGDVRLALPLTSQSFTVESSSTTHVTKMINRGISESRIEKRIVISGDTGLDRDQET is encoded by the exons ATGACAAGCATGCAGCAGGAGGGGGTGGAGGCGGAGTCTGTCCCAGAACTGGCCCCACAG TTCGGGAAGGGCGAGCTGTCCTACGACCGAGGCCTCTCCCTGGCAACTGATCAGAGCGCCGCCTCCACCCCAGTCAGAAGGTCTCTGAGCTTCCGGACCATGCAGACCAAAGTCACCCTGCTGGATGGCTCCGTCTTCAGCTGCACGTTGGAG AAACGTGCTCGTGGTCTTCAGCTGTTGGACAAGGTCTGCGAGCATGTCAACCTGCTGGAGCGAGACTACTTTGCCTTGTCGTTCAAAGACGCCGACAACAACAAG AACTGGTTGGATCCCGGGAAGGAGATGAAGAAACAGCTCCGAG GTGTCCCCTGGAATTTCTCCTTCAATGTCAAGTTTTACCCCCCTGACCCTGCCCAGCTCTCTGAGGACATCACCAG GTACTTCCTGTGCCTGCAGCTCAGGCAGGACGTGGCCTCGGGCCGACTCCCGTGTTCCTTGGCCACTCACGCCGTCCTGGGCTCCTACACCGTCCAGTCAGAGCTGGGGGACTACGACGCGG ATGAATGTGGCTCCGACTACGTGAGCGAGCTTTGCTTGGCTCCCAACCAAAGCaagcaattggaggagaagatcATGGAGCTCCACAAGAGCTACAG AGGAATGACACCGGCTGAAGCCGAGATGCTTTTCCTGGAAACTGTCAAGAAACTTTCCATGTATGGAGTTGACCTTCATCACGCCAGG GACTCTGAAGACGTGGCCATCATGCTGGGTGTGTGCGCTGGCGGCCTGCTGGTCTACAGGGACCGGCTGAGgatcaacaggttttcatggccaaAGATCCTCAAGATCTCCTACAAAAGAAACAATTTCTACATCAAGATCCGCCCTGAAGAG TTTGAACAGTTTGAATCGACCATCGCCTTCAAGTTGCTCAACCACAGGGCGGCCAAAAGattgtggaaagtttgtgtggaGCATCACTCCTTCTTCAG ACTCATTTCTCCAGAAGAACCTCCCAAACGTTTTCTCACTCTCGGTTCCAAGTTCCACTACAGCGGTCGCACTCAAATCCAGAGCCGCAGGGCCAGTTCTCAAATTTGCAGACCTGCGCCCCATTTCCCACGATGCATCAGCAAGAGGAACTTGCTGAGTCGCAGCCTGGATGGAG acATGGGAACAGGCCTGTATATGGTGTCCAAAGCTGTCACTGTCAGTGACCTCATCACCACGGTGACGCCTGAGAAGAGGAGGGAGGAGCATATTGACGAAGCACCCAATCAGGAGGGAGCTTTTAGATCAA TTGAGGAGGTCCAGGTGAAGGTTGAGCGCGAGGTAGAGCAGCAAGAAGCTGAGCAAGAACCTGAGCAAGAACCTGAGCAagaagctgtgcaagaagctgcgcaagaagctgtgcaagaagctgtgcaagaagctgagGAAGAAGCTGAGGAAGAAGCTGCACAAGAAGCTGAGAAAGAAGCTGAGCAAGAACCTGAGCAAGAAGCTGAGCAAGAGGCGGAGGAGAGCAAAGTAACGGAGGCGTCGGAAAGTCCACTGACTCCCGAGCAAGTCGAAGACAAACTTGAAAAT ACAGAGCTGACAGAGACGGTGGATGGAGACCTGACAGGAACTGAG TCCGAGCAAGAAGATTTGTTTAAAAGCAGTCAG GAAATCATCTCAAGCCCGGTGAAGGCTGAGAAGAATGTGAGCACCATCAGTGACCTGCGGCGCTCGTTCTTAGAGGGAGGGGCGCCAAAGGTAGGGCTGAGCGAGTGGGAAAAGCGCTTGGCGGGTTCGCCCGTTCGACGACTTGATGACTCGCCGATGATTGAACCTTTGGATGCGGACGAG cCGCCTCCGTTGGACGAAATGTCTCCTGAGCTGAACGCTTTGCTCAAGTCGGCCCAAAAGGCAAAAACCTTCAGAGAGGAAAATCTCCTGCAG ACTTCAGAGCGGGTCCATACCATTGTGGTGGTGTcgggggaggaggagaaggagtcaaTGTGGCAGGTAGCACCACAAGGTTTTCTGGGCGCACCTCCGTGCGATCCCCCACCGCCCCCGCCGGGGGCTTCCATCATTCATCCCGATGACGCCGCCGCCAAGGCCATCGTCAGCGATGCAATCAGAGATGCTCTGTGGTTCGAGCGGCGGAATAAGTTtggtgacgacgacgacgacgagtcGAGTAGCCAGGAAAGTGACGATGATATTAGTCAGACTAGCCAAGATGCTATCAGTGTGTTAGCGCGGGAAGTTGTGGATGAGGTCATGGCGACTGGAGTCAGACAGGCTCAAAGTCTACAAGTTGCGACTTCAGATAGCAAGGCTAACATCAGGCCCAGTTCTGTTCCCGCAATGAGTTCAtccgaggaggacgaggaacAAAGTGGCCGGGGGACTCGTTTGCCTTCCCCAGGTCTACCGCTCCACAACTGCCAAGACTCAACCGACGAGGGGCCACCTTGCATCCTCGACAACCAGGACAAGGCTGGAAAAACTCTGCAAGAG GTGGATCCCATGGTGACGAAGGCTTGTGTGTTTGAAGCTCCAGGG AGGCGAGCGGACGCAGACGGCGATGTCCGACTGGCACTGCCGCTGACTTCGCAGAGCTTCACCGTAGAGTCGTCCAGTACCACCCACGTTACCAAG ATGATAAATCGAGGGATTTCGGAAAGCAGGATTGAGAAGAGAATCGTGATTTCCGGAGACACGGGGTTGGACCGCGATCAG GAAACTTAA
- the LOC125985787 gene encoding protein 4.1 isoform X2: protein MTSMQQEGVEAESVPELAPQFGKGELSYDRGLSLATDQSAASTPVRRSLSFRTMQTKVTLLDGSVFSCTLEKRARGLQLLDKVCEHVNLLERDYFALSFKDADNNKNWLDPGKEMKKQLRGVPWNFSFNVKFYPPDPAQLSEDITRYFLCLQLRQDVASGRLPCSLATHAVLGSYTVQSELGDYDADECGSDYVSELCLAPNQSKQLEEKIMELHKSYRGMTPAEAEMLFLETVKKLSMYGVDLHHARDSEDVAIMLGVCAGGLLVYRDRLRINRFSWPKILKISYKRNNFYIKIRPEEFEQFESTIAFKLLNHRAAKRLWKVCVEHHSFFRLISPEEPPKRFLTLGSKFHYSGRTQIQSRRASSQICRPAPHFPRCISKRNLLSRSLDGAPSDTATSSLNGSPAITGNAYADMGTGLYMVSKAVTVSDLITTVTPEKRREEHIDEAPNQEGAFRSIEEVQVKVEREVEQQEAEQEPEQEPEQEAVQEAAQEAVQEAVQEAEEEAEEEAAQEAEKEAEQEPEQEAEQEAEESKVTEASESPLTPEQVEDKLENTELTETVDGDLTGTESEQEDLFKSSQEIISSPVKAEKNVSTISDLRRSFLEGGAPKVGLSEWEKRLAGSPVRRLDDSPMIEPLDADEPPPLDEMSPELNALLKSAQKAKTFREENLLQTSERVHTIVVVSGEEEKESMWQVAPQGFLGAPPCDPPPPPPGASIIHPDDAAAKAIVSDAIRDALWFERRNKFGDDDDDESSSQESDDDISQTSQDAISVLAREVVDEVMATGVRQAQSLQVATSDSKANIRPSSVPAMSSSEEDEEQSGRGTRLPSPGLPLHNCQDSTDEGPPCILDNQDKAGKTLQEVDPMVTKACVFEAPGRRADADGDVRLALPLTSQSFTVESSSTTHVTKMINRGISESRIEKRIVISGDTGLDRDQET from the exons ATGACAAGCATGCAGCAGGAGGGGGTGGAGGCGGAGTCTGTCCCAGAACTGGCCCCACAG TTCGGGAAGGGCGAGCTGTCCTACGACCGAGGCCTCTCCCTGGCAACTGATCAGAGCGCCGCCTCCACCCCAGTCAGAAGGTCTCTGAGCTTCCGGACCATGCAGACCAAAGTCACCCTGCTGGATGGCTCCGTCTTCAGCTGCACGTTGGAG AAACGTGCTCGTGGTCTTCAGCTGTTGGACAAGGTCTGCGAGCATGTCAACCTGCTGGAGCGAGACTACTTTGCCTTGTCGTTCAAAGACGCCGACAACAACAAG AACTGGTTGGATCCCGGGAAGGAGATGAAGAAACAGCTCCGAG GTGTCCCCTGGAATTTCTCCTTCAATGTCAAGTTTTACCCCCCTGACCCTGCCCAGCTCTCTGAGGACATCACCAG GTACTTCCTGTGCCTGCAGCTCAGGCAGGACGTGGCCTCGGGCCGACTCCCGTGTTCCTTGGCCACTCACGCCGTCCTGGGCTCCTACACCGTCCAGTCAGAGCTGGGGGACTACGACGCGG ATGAATGTGGCTCCGACTACGTGAGCGAGCTTTGCTTGGCTCCCAACCAAAGCaagcaattggaggagaagatcATGGAGCTCCACAAGAGCTACAG AGGAATGACACCGGCTGAAGCCGAGATGCTTTTCCTGGAAACTGTCAAGAAACTTTCCATGTATGGAGTTGACCTTCATCACGCCAGG GACTCTGAAGACGTGGCCATCATGCTGGGTGTGTGCGCTGGCGGCCTGCTGGTCTACAGGGACCGGCTGAGgatcaacaggttttcatggccaaAGATCCTCAAGATCTCCTACAAAAGAAACAATTTCTACATCAAGATCCGCCCTGAAGAG TTTGAACAGTTTGAATCGACCATCGCCTTCAAGTTGCTCAACCACAGGGCGGCCAAAAGattgtggaaagtttgtgtggaGCATCACTCCTTCTTCAG ACTCATTTCTCCAGAAGAACCTCCCAAACGTTTTCTCACTCTCGGTTCCAAGTTCCACTACAGCGGTCGCACTCAAATCCAGAGCCGCAGGGCCAGTTCTCAAATTTGCAGACCTGCGCCCCATTTCCCACGATGCATCAGCAAGAGGAACTTGCTGAGTCGCAGCCTGGATGGAG CGCCAAGTGACACGGCTACATCCTCTCTCAATGGCTCTCCAGCCATCACTGGAAACGCATATGCAG acATGGGAACAGGCCTGTATATGGTGTCCAAAGCTGTCACTGTCAGTGACCTCATCACCACGGTGACGCCTGAGAAGAGGAGGGAGGAGCATATTGACGAAGCACCCAATCAGGAGGGAGCTTTTAGATCAA TTGAGGAGGTCCAGGTGAAGGTTGAGCGCGAGGTAGAGCAGCAAGAAGCTGAGCAAGAACCTGAGCAAGAACCTGAGCAagaagctgtgcaagaagctgcgcaagaagctgtgcaagaagctgtgcaagaagctgagGAAGAAGCTGAGGAAGAAGCTGCACAAGAAGCTGAGAAAGAAGCTGAGCAAGAACCTGAGCAAGAAGCTGAGCAAGAGGCGGAGGAGAGCAAAGTAACGGAGGCGTCGGAAAGTCCACTGACTCCCGAGCAAGTCGAAGACAAACTTGAAAAT ACAGAGCTGACAGAGACGGTGGATGGAGACCTGACAGGAACTGAG TCCGAGCAAGAAGATTTGTTTAAAAGCAGTCAG GAAATCATCTCAAGCCCGGTGAAGGCTGAGAAGAATGTGAGCACCATCAGTGACCTGCGGCGCTCGTTCTTAGAGGGAGGGGCGCCAAAGGTAGGGCTGAGCGAGTGGGAAAAGCGCTTGGCGGGTTCGCCCGTTCGACGACTTGATGACTCGCCGATGATTGAACCTTTGGATGCGGACGAG cCGCCTCCGTTGGACGAAATGTCTCCTGAGCTGAACGCTTTGCTCAAGTCGGCCCAAAAGGCAAAAACCTTCAGAGAGGAAAATCTCCTGCAG ACTTCAGAGCGGGTCCATACCATTGTGGTGGTGTcgggggaggaggagaaggagtcaaTGTGGCAGGTAGCACCACAAGGTTTTCTGGGCGCACCTCCGTGCGATCCCCCACCGCCCCCGCCGGGGGCTTCCATCATTCATCCCGATGACGCCGCCGCCAAGGCCATCGTCAGCGATGCAATCAGAGATGCTCTGTGGTTCGAGCGGCGGAATAAGTTtggtgacgacgacgacgacgagtcGAGTAGCCAGGAAAGTGACGATGATATTAGTCAGACTAGCCAAGATGCTATCAGTGTGTTAGCGCGGGAAGTTGTGGATGAGGTCATGGCGACTGGAGTCAGACAGGCTCAAAGTCTACAAGTTGCGACTTCAGATAGCAAGGCTAACATCAGGCCCAGTTCTGTTCCCGCAATGAGTTCAtccgaggaggacgaggaacAAAGTGGCCGGGGGACTCGTTTGCCTTCCCCAGGTCTACCGCTCCACAACTGCCAAGACTCAACCGACGAGGGGCCACCTTGCATCCTCGACAACCAGGACAAGGCTGGAAAAACTCTGCAAGAG GTGGATCCCATGGTGACGAAGGCTTGTGTGTTTGAAGCTCCAGGG AGGCGAGCGGACGCAGACGGCGATGTCCGACTGGCACTGCCGCTGACTTCGCAGAGCTTCACCGTAGAGTCGTCCAGTACCACCCACGTTACCAAG ATGATAAATCGAGGGATTTCGGAAAGCAGGATTGAGAAGAGAATCGTGATTTCCGGAGACACGGGGTTGGACCGCGATCAG GAAACTTAA
- the LOC125985787 gene encoding protein 4.1 isoform X4 — MTSMQQEGVEAESVPELAPQFGKGELSYDRGLSLATDQSAASTPVRRSLSFRTMQTKVTLLDGSVFSCTLEKRARGLQLLDKVCEHVNLLERDYFALSFKDADNNKNWLDPGKEMKKQLRGVPWNFSFNVKFYPPDPAQLSEDITRYFLCLQLRQDVASGRLPCSLATHAVLGSYTVQSELGDYDADECGSDYVSELCLAPNQSKQLEEKIMELHKSYRGMTPAEAEMLFLETVKKLSMYGVDLHHARMVGSRFACLSSGLSEDSEDVAIMLGVCAGGLLVYRDRLRINRFSWPKILKISYKRNNFYIKIRPEEFEQFESTIAFKLLNHRAAKRLWKVCVEHHSFFRLISPEEPPKRFLTLGSKFHYSGRTQIQSRRASSQICRPAPHFPRCISKRNLLSRSLDGDMGTGLYMVSKAVTVSDLITTVTPEKRREEHIDEAPNQEGAFRSIEEVQVKVEREVEQQEAEQEPEQEPEQEAVQEAAQEAVQEAVQEAEEEAEEEAAQEAEKEAEQEPEQEAEQEAEESKVTEASESPLTPEQVEDKLENTELTETVDGDLTGTESEQEDLFKSSQEIISSPVKAEKNVSTISDLRRSFLEGGAPKVGLSEWEKRLAGSPVRRLDDSPMIEPLDADEPPPLDEMSPELNALLKSAQKAKTFREENLLQTSERVHTIVVVSGEEEKESMWQVAPQGFLGAPPCDPPPPPPGASIIHPDDAAAKAIVSDAIRDALWFERRNKFGDDDDDESSSQESDDDISQTSQDAISVLAREVVDEVMATGVRQAQSLQVATSDSKANIRPSSVPAMSSSEEDEEQSGRGTRLPSPGLPLHNCQDSTDEGPPCILDNQDKAGKTLQEVDPMVTKACVFEAPGRRADADGDVRLALPLTSQSFTVESSSTTHVTKMINRGISESRIEKRIVISGDTGLDRDQET, encoded by the exons ATGACAAGCATGCAGCAGGAGGGGGTGGAGGCGGAGTCTGTCCCAGAACTGGCCCCACAG TTCGGGAAGGGCGAGCTGTCCTACGACCGAGGCCTCTCCCTGGCAACTGATCAGAGCGCCGCCTCCACCCCAGTCAGAAGGTCTCTGAGCTTCCGGACCATGCAGACCAAAGTCACCCTGCTGGATGGCTCCGTCTTCAGCTGCACGTTGGAG AAACGTGCTCGTGGTCTTCAGCTGTTGGACAAGGTCTGCGAGCATGTCAACCTGCTGGAGCGAGACTACTTTGCCTTGTCGTTCAAAGACGCCGACAACAACAAG AACTGGTTGGATCCCGGGAAGGAGATGAAGAAACAGCTCCGAG GTGTCCCCTGGAATTTCTCCTTCAATGTCAAGTTTTACCCCCCTGACCCTGCCCAGCTCTCTGAGGACATCACCAG GTACTTCCTGTGCCTGCAGCTCAGGCAGGACGTGGCCTCGGGCCGACTCCCGTGTTCCTTGGCCACTCACGCCGTCCTGGGCTCCTACACCGTCCAGTCAGAGCTGGGGGACTACGACGCGG ATGAATGTGGCTCCGACTACGTGAGCGAGCTTTGCTTGGCTCCCAACCAAAGCaagcaattggaggagaagatcATGGAGCTCCACAAGAGCTACAG AGGAATGACACCGGCTGAAGCCGAGATGCTTTTCCTGGAAACTGTCAAGAAACTTTCCATGTATGGAGTTGACCTTCATCACGCCAGG ATGGTAGGAAGCCGCTTTGCTTGCTTGTCTTCAGGTCTTTCCGAG GACTCTGAAGACGTGGCCATCATGCTGGGTGTGTGCGCTGGCGGCCTGCTGGTCTACAGGGACCGGCTGAGgatcaacaggttttcatggccaaAGATCCTCAAGATCTCCTACAAAAGAAACAATTTCTACATCAAGATCCGCCCTGAAGAG TTTGAACAGTTTGAATCGACCATCGCCTTCAAGTTGCTCAACCACAGGGCGGCCAAAAGattgtggaaagtttgtgtggaGCATCACTCCTTCTTCAG ACTCATTTCTCCAGAAGAACCTCCCAAACGTTTTCTCACTCTCGGTTCCAAGTTCCACTACAGCGGTCGCACTCAAATCCAGAGCCGCAGGGCCAGTTCTCAAATTTGCAGACCTGCGCCCCATTTCCCACGATGCATCAGCAAGAGGAACTTGCTGAGTCGCAGCCTGGATGGAG acATGGGAACAGGCCTGTATATGGTGTCCAAAGCTGTCACTGTCAGTGACCTCATCACCACGGTGACGCCTGAGAAGAGGAGGGAGGAGCATATTGACGAAGCACCCAATCAGGAGGGAGCTTTTAGATCAA TTGAGGAGGTCCAGGTGAAGGTTGAGCGCGAGGTAGAGCAGCAAGAAGCTGAGCAAGAACCTGAGCAAGAACCTGAGCAagaagctgtgcaagaagctgcgcaagaagctgtgcaagaagctgtgcaagaagctgagGAAGAAGCTGAGGAAGAAGCTGCACAAGAAGCTGAGAAAGAAGCTGAGCAAGAACCTGAGCAAGAAGCTGAGCAAGAGGCGGAGGAGAGCAAAGTAACGGAGGCGTCGGAAAGTCCACTGACTCCCGAGCAAGTCGAAGACAAACTTGAAAAT ACAGAGCTGACAGAGACGGTGGATGGAGACCTGACAGGAACTGAG TCCGAGCAAGAAGATTTGTTTAAAAGCAGTCAG GAAATCATCTCAAGCCCGGTGAAGGCTGAGAAGAATGTGAGCACCATCAGTGACCTGCGGCGCTCGTTCTTAGAGGGAGGGGCGCCAAAGGTAGGGCTGAGCGAGTGGGAAAAGCGCTTGGCGGGTTCGCCCGTTCGACGACTTGATGACTCGCCGATGATTGAACCTTTGGATGCGGACGAG cCGCCTCCGTTGGACGAAATGTCTCCTGAGCTGAACGCTTTGCTCAAGTCGGCCCAAAAGGCAAAAACCTTCAGAGAGGAAAATCTCCTGCAG ACTTCAGAGCGGGTCCATACCATTGTGGTGGTGTcgggggaggaggagaaggagtcaaTGTGGCAGGTAGCACCACAAGGTTTTCTGGGCGCACCTCCGTGCGATCCCCCACCGCCCCCGCCGGGGGCTTCCATCATTCATCCCGATGACGCCGCCGCCAAGGCCATCGTCAGCGATGCAATCAGAGATGCTCTGTGGTTCGAGCGGCGGAATAAGTTtggtgacgacgacgacgacgagtcGAGTAGCCAGGAAAGTGACGATGATATTAGTCAGACTAGCCAAGATGCTATCAGTGTGTTAGCGCGGGAAGTTGTGGATGAGGTCATGGCGACTGGAGTCAGACAGGCTCAAAGTCTACAAGTTGCGACTTCAGATAGCAAGGCTAACATCAGGCCCAGTTCTGTTCCCGCAATGAGTTCAtccgaggaggacgaggaacAAAGTGGCCGGGGGACTCGTTTGCCTTCCCCAGGTCTACCGCTCCACAACTGCCAAGACTCAACCGACGAGGGGCCACCTTGCATCCTCGACAACCAGGACAAGGCTGGAAAAACTCTGCAAGAG GTGGATCCCATGGTGACGAAGGCTTGTGTGTTTGAAGCTCCAGGG AGGCGAGCGGACGCAGACGGCGATGTCCGACTGGCACTGCCGCTGACTTCGCAGAGCTTCACCGTAGAGTCGTCCAGTACCACCCACGTTACCAAG ATGATAAATCGAGGGATTTCGGAAAGCAGGATTGAGAAGAGAATCGTGATTTCCGGAGACACGGGGTTGGACCGCGATCAG GAAACTTAA
- the LOC125985787 gene encoding protein 4.1 isoform X6, translated as MTSMQQEGVEAESVPELAPQFGKGELSYDRGLSLATDQSAASTPVRRSLSFRTMQTKVTLLDGSVFSCTLEKRARGLQLLDKVCEHVNLLERDYFALSFKDADNNKNWLDPGKEMKKQLRGVPWNFSFNVKFYPPDPAQLSEDITRYFLCLQLRQDVASGRLPCSLATHAVLGSYTVQSELGDYDADECGSDYVSELCLAPNQSKQLEEKIMELHKSYRGMTPAEAEMLFLETVKKLSMYGVDLHHARMVGSRFACLSSGLSEDSEDVAIMLGVCAGGLLVYRDRLRINRFSWPKILKISYKRNNFYIKIRPEEFEQFESTIAFKLLNHRAAKRLWKVCVEHHSFFRLISPEEPPKRFLTLGSKFHYSGRTQIQSRRASSQICRPAPHFPRCISKRNLLSRSLDGAPSDTATSSLNGSPAITGNAYADMGTGLYMVSKAVTVSDLITTVTPEKRREEHIDEAPNQEGAFRSIEEVQVKVEREVEQQEAEQEPEQEPEQEAVQEAAQEAVQEAVQEAEEEAEEEAAQEAEKEAEQEPEQEAEQEAEESKVTEASESPLTPEQVEDKLENTELTETVDGDLTGTESEQEDLFKSSQEIISSPVKAEKNVSTISDLRRSFLEGGAPKVGLSEWEKRLAGSPVRRLDDSPMIEPLDADEPPPLDEMSPELNALLKSAQKAKTFREENLLQTSERVHTIVVVSGEEEKESMWQRRADADGDVRLALPLTSQSFTVESSSTTHVTKMINRGISESRIEKRIVISGDTGLDRDQET; from the exons ATGACAAGCATGCAGCAGGAGGGGGTGGAGGCGGAGTCTGTCCCAGAACTGGCCCCACAG TTCGGGAAGGGCGAGCTGTCCTACGACCGAGGCCTCTCCCTGGCAACTGATCAGAGCGCCGCCTCCACCCCAGTCAGAAGGTCTCTGAGCTTCCGGACCATGCAGACCAAAGTCACCCTGCTGGATGGCTCCGTCTTCAGCTGCACGTTGGAG AAACGTGCTCGTGGTCTTCAGCTGTTGGACAAGGTCTGCGAGCATGTCAACCTGCTGGAGCGAGACTACTTTGCCTTGTCGTTCAAAGACGCCGACAACAACAAG AACTGGTTGGATCCCGGGAAGGAGATGAAGAAACAGCTCCGAG GTGTCCCCTGGAATTTCTCCTTCAATGTCAAGTTTTACCCCCCTGACCCTGCCCAGCTCTCTGAGGACATCACCAG GTACTTCCTGTGCCTGCAGCTCAGGCAGGACGTGGCCTCGGGCCGACTCCCGTGTTCCTTGGCCACTCACGCCGTCCTGGGCTCCTACACCGTCCAGTCAGAGCTGGGGGACTACGACGCGG ATGAATGTGGCTCCGACTACGTGAGCGAGCTTTGCTTGGCTCCCAACCAAAGCaagcaattggaggagaagatcATGGAGCTCCACAAGAGCTACAG AGGAATGACACCGGCTGAAGCCGAGATGCTTTTCCTGGAAACTGTCAAGAAACTTTCCATGTATGGAGTTGACCTTCATCACGCCAGG ATGGTAGGAAGCCGCTTTGCTTGCTTGTCTTCAGGTCTTTCCGAG GACTCTGAAGACGTGGCCATCATGCTGGGTGTGTGCGCTGGCGGCCTGCTGGTCTACAGGGACCGGCTGAGgatcaacaggttttcatggccaaAGATCCTCAAGATCTCCTACAAAAGAAACAATTTCTACATCAAGATCCGCCCTGAAGAG TTTGAACAGTTTGAATCGACCATCGCCTTCAAGTTGCTCAACCACAGGGCGGCCAAAAGattgtggaaagtttgtgtggaGCATCACTCCTTCTTCAG ACTCATTTCTCCAGAAGAACCTCCCAAACGTTTTCTCACTCTCGGTTCCAAGTTCCACTACAGCGGTCGCACTCAAATCCAGAGCCGCAGGGCCAGTTCTCAAATTTGCAGACCTGCGCCCCATTTCCCACGATGCATCAGCAAGAGGAACTTGCTGAGTCGCAGCCTGGATGGAG CGCCAAGTGACACGGCTACATCCTCTCTCAATGGCTCTCCAGCCATCACTGGAAACGCATATGCAG acATGGGAACAGGCCTGTATATGGTGTCCAAAGCTGTCACTGTCAGTGACCTCATCACCACGGTGACGCCTGAGAAGAGGAGGGAGGAGCATATTGACGAAGCACCCAATCAGGAGGGAGCTTTTAGATCAA TTGAGGAGGTCCAGGTGAAGGTTGAGCGCGAGGTAGAGCAGCAAGAAGCTGAGCAAGAACCTGAGCAAGAACCTGAGCAagaagctgtgcaagaagctgcgcaagaagctgtgcaagaagctgtgcaagaagctgagGAAGAAGCTGAGGAAGAAGCTGCACAAGAAGCTGAGAAAGAAGCTGAGCAAGAACCTGAGCAAGAAGCTGAGCAAGAGGCGGAGGAGAGCAAAGTAACGGAGGCGTCGGAAAGTCCACTGACTCCCGAGCAAGTCGAAGACAAACTTGAAAAT ACAGAGCTGACAGAGACGGTGGATGGAGACCTGACAGGAACTGAG TCCGAGCAAGAAGATTTGTTTAAAAGCAGTCAG GAAATCATCTCAAGCCCGGTGAAGGCTGAGAAGAATGTGAGCACCATCAGTGACCTGCGGCGCTCGTTCTTAGAGGGAGGGGCGCCAAAGGTAGGGCTGAGCGAGTGGGAAAAGCGCTTGGCGGGTTCGCCCGTTCGACGACTTGATGACTCGCCGATGATTGAACCTTTGGATGCGGACGAG cCGCCTCCGTTGGACGAAATGTCTCCTGAGCTGAACGCTTTGCTCAAGTCGGCCCAAAAGGCAAAAACCTTCAGAGAGGAAAATCTCCTGCAG ACTTCAGAGCGGGTCCATACCATTGTGGTGGTGTcgggggaggaggagaaggagtcaaTGTGGCAG AGGCGAGCGGACGCAGACGGCGATGTCCGACTGGCACTGCCGCTGACTTCGCAGAGCTTCACCGTAGAGTCGTCCAGTACCACCCACGTTACCAAG ATGATAAATCGAGGGATTTCGGAAAGCAGGATTGAGAAGAGAATCGTGATTTCCGGAGACACGGGGTTGGACCGCGATCAG GAAACTTAA